A window of Paremcibacter congregatus contains these coding sequences:
- a CDS encoding GMC oxidoreductase: protein MSEEFEVIVVGSGMSGGWAAKEFTEKGFKTLLLERGRPVEHGADYIGEGLDPWDMKFRDKVDRKLADRDYPIQKQCYAFKESTKHFFVKDTDYPYETPKENPFLWIRGDHLGGRSLQWHRQSYRLGDLDFEANKKDGHGTDWPIRYKDIAKWYDHVEVFAGISGSIEGLPQLPDGQFLPPIEMNCVEKELQGKFKETYEDRRLIIGRCAHLTAPQKVHTDLGRGTCQSRNQCQRGCSFGAYFSSQSATLPAAERTGNLTTVTHAIVERVLYDAKSRKATGVRVIDAQTKEVRDYRARVIFLCASTFGTTQILLNSTSEAFPRGFANSSDAVGRYLMDHLCAIGAVGEYPGFEDHYYLGRRPTGIYIPRFKNLRAQTEDYVRGFGYQGDAWRDSWRAGLARPGFGADFKESFKTPGPWKFALEAYGEMLPRADNRVTLHPTKTDKFGLPQLHIDCSYGENDKKMQKDMLTTTVDMLKELGLQNVKGYSDNEIPGLAIHEMGTARMGRDPRTSVLNGYNQCHDVDNVFITDGSAMASSACQNPSLTYMALTARAVDYASRQMQANLL, encoded by the coding sequence ATGTCAGAAGAATTTGAAGTTATTGTGGTGGGCTCCGGCATGTCGGGGGGCTGGGCCGCCAAGGAATTCACCGAAAAGGGATTTAAAACCCTGTTGTTGGAACGTGGGCGTCCGGTGGAACATGGCGCGGATTATATCGGTGAGGGACTTGATCCCTGGGATATGAAGTTCCGCGACAAGGTCGATCGCAAGCTTGCCGACCGTGATTATCCGATTCAGAAACAATGTTATGCCTTTAAGGAGTCGACCAAGCATTTCTTTGTCAAGGATACCGATTATCCTTACGAGACGCCGAAGGAAAATCCTTTCCTGTGGATTCGCGGTGATCATCTCGGCGGGCGGTCATTGCAATGGCACCGACAGAGCTACCGGCTCGGTGATCTTGATTTCGAAGCCAACAAGAAAGATGGTCACGGCACCGACTGGCCGATCCGCTATAAAGATATTGCCAAATGGTACGACCATGTGGAGGTCTTTGCCGGGATCAGTGGCTCGATTGAGGGACTGCCGCAATTGCCGGATGGTCAATTCCTGCCGCCCATTGAAATGAACTGCGTCGAGAAAGAACTGCAGGGAAAATTCAAGGAAACTTACGAAGATCGCCGCCTGATCATCGGGCGCTGCGCCCATCTGACCGCGCCGCAAAAGGTGCATACGGACCTCGGGCGCGGGACTTGTCAGTCACGTAACCAGTGTCAGCGTGGCTGTTCTTTCGGGGCGTATTTTTCAAGCCAGAGCGCGACCCTGCCGGCGGCGGAACGCACCGGAAACCTGACCACCGTCACCCACGCCATTGTCGAGCGGGTTCTTTATGATGCCAAAAGCCGGAAGGCCACCGGTGTGCGGGTGATAGACGCGCAGACCAAAGAGGTGCGGGACTATCGCGCGCGGGTGATTTTCCTCTGCGCCTCGACCTTCGGTACGACGCAGATTTTGCTCAATTCCACCAGTGAGGCCTTCCCCCGCGGCTTTGCCAACAGCAGCGATGCGGTGGGGCGTTATCTGATGGATCATCTGTGCGCCATCGGGGCGGTCGGGGAATATCCCGGCTTCGAGGATCATTATTATCTGGGCCGACGCCCGACTGGAATCTACATCCCCCGCTTTAAGAATCTGCGGGCTCAGACCGAGGATTATGTGCGCGGTTTCGGCTATCAGGGGGATGCTTGGCGGGACAGTTGGCGCGCAGGCCTCGCGCGACCGGGGTTTGGCGCGGACTTTAAGGAAAGTTTCAAAACGCCCGGTCCGTGGAAATTCGCGTTGGAAGCTTATGGCGAGATGCTGCCCCGGGCGGATAACCGGGTGACCCTGCATCCGACCAAGACCGATAAATTTGGTTTGCCGCAGCTCCATATCGACTGCAGTTACGGCGAAAATGATAAGAAAATGCAGAAAGACATGCTGACCACCACCGTCGATATGCTGAAAGAGCTGGGCCTGCAGAATGTCAAAGGGTACAGCGATAACGAAATTCCGGGTCTGGCCATTCACGAGATGGGGACGGCGCGCATGGGCCGCGACCCCCGCACTTCGGTGCTGAACGGTTATAACCAGTGTCATGACGTGGACAATGTCTTTATCACAGATGGCTCGGCCATGGCCTCTTCGGCCTGCCAAAATCCGTCATTGACCTATATGGCGCTGACGGCCCGGGCCGTGGATTACGCCAGTCGTCAAATGCAAGCGAATCTTTTGTAA
- a CDS encoding LacI family DNA-binding transcriptional regulator, protein MTTIQEVSKLAGVSVATVSRTLSMPDKVSPKTREKVHAAIAKTNYRPNVLARNFRTRKALAIVVLVPDIANSFFSRVIRGIEQAAQKKGYSVLLGDTQGLAEREYTYANMVKTSQADGIIQLHAHIPFENEADLSLPLVNACDCVRDAGIPTVQLDNAAAAKSMTEHLISLGHTRIAAIQGPSDSPITQDRLRGYQEALRENNLEVDTSLVGTGDFSLASGEAAARGLMTHPSRPTALFCFSDEMAFGAIHHIKSLGLSVPGDISVAGFDDISFAAYCDPPLTTISQPAEEFGTMAMSMLYDIINHAPPESLNHYLPHKLICRQSSGPVNPAR, encoded by the coding sequence ATGACGACAATTCAAGAGGTATCCAAACTAGCCGGCGTTTCCGTCGCTACTGTTTCCCGTACCCTGAGCATGCCGGACAAGGTATCCCCCAAGACGCGTGAGAAGGTCCATGCCGCCATTGCCAAAACCAATTATCGCCCTAACGTTCTGGCGCGGAACTTCAGAACCCGCAAGGCTCTGGCCATTGTTGTTCTGGTACCCGATATCGCCAATTCCTTTTTCTCGCGCGTGATCCGCGGCATAGAGCAGGCCGCCCAGAAAAAAGGCTATTCGGTGTTGCTCGGCGACACACAGGGGCTGGCGGAACGGGAATATACCTACGCCAATATGGTCAAGACATCCCAGGCCGACGGCATCATTCAACTACATGCCCATATCCCGTTTGAGAATGAAGCCGACCTCTCCCTGCCGCTGGTGAACGCCTGTGATTGTGTCCGCGATGCGGGGATTCCCACAGTGCAGCTTGACAATGCGGCGGCGGCAAAAAGCATGACAGAACATCTCATTTCCCTCGGCCATACGCGAATCGCCGCCATTCAGGGCCCGAGCGACAGTCCGATCACCCAGGATCGCCTGCGTGGCTATCAGGAAGCCTTGCGTGAGAATAATCTTGAGGTTGACACCAGCCTGGTGGGAACCGGGGATTTCTCTCTGGCCTCCGGCGAGGCAGCAGCCCGAGGATTAATGACCCACCCGTCCCGACCGACAGCGCTCTTCTGCTTCAGCGACGAAATGGCCTTTGGCGCCATCCACCATATAAAATCACTGGGCCTGTCCGTGCCGGGTGATATTTCCGTCGCCGGTTTCGATGACATCAGTTTTGCCGCCTATTGCGACCCGCCCCTGACCACCATCTCTCAACCCGCCGAGGAATTCGGCACCATGGCCATGTCGATGCTGTATGACATTATCAACCATGCCCCACCGGAAAGCCTGAACCATTATCTGCCCCACAAGCTGATTTGTCGCCAGAGCAGTGGCCCGGTGAACCCCGCGCGTTAA
- a CDS encoding sugar phosphate isomerase/epimerase family protein — MRQIKGPGLFLAQFISDEAPFNSLEGLLSWAASLGYKGVQVPTEKPEIFDLERAAESQSYCDEITALCTEKELEITELSTHLQGQLVACHDTYDALFAGFGPDAMRDDPAARAAWATDQLKLAARASARLGLRAHATFSGALLWHTVYPWPQRPKGLVEAGFAELARRWKPILDVFDAQGVDLCFELHPGEDLHDGVTFDRFLAAVDHHPRAHILYDPSHLLIQHVDYLQFIDIYHDRIRMFHVKDAEFLANGRAGVYGGYQDWIDRPGRFRSLGDGQVDFKGIFSKLTQYGFDGWAVVEWECCIKHPEDGAREGAAFVADQIIRPTEVAFDDFSGAPEDPERNRKLLGYPDGQVKS; from the coding sequence ATGAGACAAATTAAAGGTCCAGGCTTGTTTCTGGCGCAATTTATTTCGGATGAGGCCCCCTTTAATTCCCTGGAGGGGTTGCTCAGCTGGGCGGCGTCTCTCGGTTATAAAGGGGTTCAGGTTCCGACCGAAAAGCCAGAGATATTCGACCTTGAACGGGCGGCGGAAAGTCAAAGCTATTGCGATGAGATTACGGCGCTCTGTACCGAAAAAGAACTCGAAATTACGGAACTGTCGACTCATTTGCAGGGGCAGTTGGTGGCATGCCATGACACCTATGATGCCTTGTTTGCCGGTTTCGGGCCTGATGCTATGCGGGACGATCCGGCGGCGCGGGCTGCTTGGGCGACGGACCAGTTGAAACTGGCCGCACGGGCCAGCGCGCGTCTCGGGCTGCGTGCCCATGCGACTTTCTCTGGTGCATTGTTATGGCATACGGTCTATCCCTGGCCTCAGCGGCCAAAGGGACTGGTGGAGGCCGGATTTGCGGAACTGGCGCGTCGGTGGAAGCCGATCCTTGATGTTTTTGACGCGCAGGGCGTAGACCTGTGTTTCGAGCTGCATCCGGGGGAAGATCTTCATGACGGCGTGACTTTCGACCGGTTTCTCGCGGCGGTGGATCATCACCCCCGGGCTCATATTCTTTATGATCCCAGTCATCTGCTGATCCAGCATGTGGATTACCTGCAATTCATTGACATTTATCATGACCGAATCCGGATGTTCCATGTCAAGGACGCGGAATTTCTCGCCAATGGCCGTGCCGGGGTGTATGGCGGTTATCAGGACTGGATCGACCGGCCGGGCCGGTTCCGCTCTCTCGGCGACGGACAGGTGGATTTTAAAGGCATCTTCAGCAAGCTGACCCAGTATGGCTTTGATGGCTGGGCCGTGGTGGAATGGGAATGCTGTATCAAGCATCCGGAAGATGGGGCGCGGGAAGGGGCAGCCTTTGTCGCGGATCAAATCATTCGCCCGACAGAGGTCGCCTTTGACGATTTTTCCGGCGCGCCGGAAGATCCGGAACGCAACAGAAAATTATTGGGTTATCCGGACGGGCAAGTTAAGAGTTAA
- a CDS encoding gluconate 2-dehydrogenase subunit 3 family protein, translating into MKSLDRRDVLKRMTGLMGGGLSASVASGILSGVGPAQAAAFALQTDKHTLKAADMAVLAELADRIIPDTDTPGARAAGVPAYIHLMVSEWYYDDERVRFIAGLKSIDQLSRDHTGKAFLQASEEDRHDLMVRMDRAAAGKSPADNFFLEIKQLTLIGYFTSQIGAEEELRYEAVPGPYEGCVPLSKIGRAWAT; encoded by the coding sequence ATGAAATCTCTTGACCGACGGGATGTGTTGAAGCGCATGACGGGGTTGATGGGCGGCGGTCTGTCAGCATCAGTTGCCAGTGGCATTCTGTCCGGTGTCGGGCCGGCACAGGCAGCTGCATTTGCCTTGCAAACAGATAAACATACCCTGAAAGCAGCTGACATGGCAGTGTTGGCGGAACTTGCCGACAGGATTATTCCTGATACCGATACGCCCGGGGCCCGGGCGGCGGGGGTGCCGGCGTATATTCATCTGATGGTCAGTGAATGGTATTACGATGACGAAAGGGTCCGTTTCATTGCCGGCCTGAAATCGATTGATCAGTTATCCCGGGACCATACGGGGAAGGCTTTTTTGCAGGCATCGGAAGAAGACCGTCATGATTTGATGGTCCGTATGGATCGGGCGGCAGCGGGTAAAAGTCCGGCGGATAATTTCTTCCTTGAAATCAAGCAACTGACCTTGATCGGTTATTTCACGTCGCAAATCGGGGCGGAGGAAGAATTACGCTATGAGGCGGTGCCGGGGCCCTATGAGGGGTGCGTGCCGTTGTCGAAAATTGGCCGGGCCTGGGCAACATGA
- a CDS encoding MFS transporter: protein MGQDNNEINRDRLFVISLLALFTAGMSAALRAAVAGDIKTSYLDGMDLAHSGALIAEALGVSFLGFAITLFLGSPLLDIIGMKRMLLIAAFCFIVGTGLVVFSGLLGTGASIYSFIWGGMLLSGVGWGCVEATINPLTTALYQEEKTHRLNVLHAWWPAGIVVGGLSGVFASELGLSWQMVLSLVVIPAGIFAYMCMGMTFPQTERAEKGVSFGQMMLEVVRRPSFLVWFGAMFLTAASELAPGQWVDVALTKLVGMRGVLLLVYVSGLMFVMRHFAGVLVHRLSNPGLLMFSSLLGACGLYLLSVANSPVTALVAATVWGIGVCYMWPTMLASVSERYPRGGSWMIGLIGSAGALSIYFVLPRLGAVYDQAKLEAAGGAEALAQLSGQPLDDVLAQAASESFQLVAVLPVVLIAVFGLLWVFERRSRIMKKQEV, encoded by the coding sequence ATGGGACAGGACAACAACGAGATTAACCGGGACAGACTGTTTGTTATCAGTTTGCTGGCCTTGTTTACAGCGGGCATGAGCGCCGCCTTGCGGGCCGCCGTCGCGGGGGACATCAAGACGTCCTATCTGGACGGTATGGATCTGGCCCATTCCGGGGCTTTGATCGCAGAGGCCCTCGGCGTCTCTTTCCTCGGCTTCGCCATCACCCTGTTTCTCGGCAGTCCTCTGCTGGATATCATCGGCATGAAGCGCATGCTGCTGATCGCGGCCTTCTGTTTTATTGTCGGCACCGGTCTTGTTGTCTTTTCCGGCCTTCTCGGGACGGGGGCCAGCATTTACAGCTTTATCTGGGGCGGCATGCTGCTTAGCGGTGTCGGCTGGGGCTGTGTCGAGGCAACCATTAACCCTCTGACCACGGCGCTTTATCAGGAAGAAAAAACCCACCGGCTGAATGTGCTGCACGCTTGGTGGCCGGCAGGGATTGTTGTTGGCGGTTTGAGTGGTGTCTTCGCCAGTGAACTGGGGCTGAGCTGGCAGATGGTGCTGTCGCTGGTGGTTATCCCGGCGGGTATTTTCGCCTATATGTGCATGGGGATGACTTTTCCGCAAACCGAACGGGCGGAAAAGGGTGTGAGCTTTGGCCAGATGATGCTGGAAGTAGTGCGCCGCCCGAGTTTCCTGGTCTGGTTCGGGGCGATGTTCCTGACCGCCGCCTCCGAACTTGCCCCCGGCCAGTGGGTCGATGTGGCGCTGACCAAACTGGTCGGCATGCGCGGGGTGCTGCTGCTGGTTTATGTCAGCGGACTAATGTTTGTTATGCGACATTTTGCCGGGGTGCTGGTGCATCGCCTGTCGAACCCCGGATTGTTGATGTTTTCCTCCCTGTTGGGGGCCTGCGGGCTTTATCTGCTGAGTGTCGCCAACTCCCCGGTGACGGCCCTGGTGGCCGCCACCGTGTGGGGAATCGGGGTATGTTATATGTGGCCCACCATGCTGGCGTCTGTTTCGGAAAGATACCCGCGCGGCGGGTCGTGGATGATTGGCCTGATCGGGTCCGCGGGTGCTTTGTCGATTTATTTTGTTCTGCCCCGTCTTGGCGCCGTGTATGATCAGGCGAAACTTGAAGCGGCCGGGGGAGCGGAGGCTCTGGCGCAATTGTCGGGACAGCCTCTTGATGATGTTCTGGCTCAGGCGGCATCAGAATCCTTTCAGTTGGTGGCGGTGCTGCCAGTGGTTTTGATTGCGGTCTTCGGCCTGCTGTGGGTTTTTGAACGGCGCAGCCGTATTATGAAAAAACAGGAGGTATGA
- a CDS encoding Gfo/Idh/MocA family protein, protein MTDNLSYLSGERPAAPLKMGMIGGGPGAFIGDVHRMAARLDGEITLVGGVFGRDEGKSRAQGAELHLDPARIYPDYNSLLKSEAALSPTERMDFISIVTPNHLHFPVAAAALSKGFAVLSDKPATLDLEEAILLQEIVEKTGGLYGLTQTYLGYPMVRQARYMVANGDLGKVRRITVDYPQGWLYRDLEKSGNRQAAWRTTPETSGISGCFSDIGTHAHSLVEYISGDQMHSVCAALNSVGAGRLLDDDGAVLFRMAGGAEGSLSASQICAGADNGLMIRIYGEKASLSWLQQRPDQLLFTPQGAPQQVWVAGTDKGYLCAAARRSCRLPAGHPEGYIEAFANIYRDFAASLRGDVLDEPPVGIKEGVRGMAFVASVIANHQASEKWTEIKLCR, encoded by the coding sequence ATGACAGATAATTTATCCTACCTTTCGGGTGAAAGGCCTGCGGCGCCTCTGAAAATGGGCATGATCGGCGGCGGACCGGGCGCTTTTATTGGCGATGTGCACCGGATGGCGGCGCGACTGGACGGCGAAATCACGCTGGTCGGCGGTGTCTTTGGTCGTGACGAGGGGAAATCCCGGGCGCAGGGAGCGGAGTTACATCTGGACCCGGCGCGTATTTACCCTGATTATAACAGTCTTCTGAAGAGCGAGGCGGCGCTGAGTCCGACGGAGCGAATGGATTTTATCAGCATTGTGACGCCGAACCATTTGCATTTCCCCGTGGCGGCCGCGGCCTTGAGTAAGGGTTTCGCTGTCCTGTCTGATAAGCCGGCGACCCTTGATCTTGAGGAAGCGATCCTGCTTCAGGAAATTGTGGAGAAAACCGGTGGGCTGTATGGTCTGACGCAAACATACCTTGGTTATCCCATGGTGCGACAGGCCCGATATATGGTGGCGAATGGTGATCTGGGGAAAGTTCGCCGGATTACGGTTGACTATCCGCAAGGATGGCTGTATCGGGACCTCGAAAAAAGTGGCAACCGTCAGGCAGCCTGGCGCACGACGCCGGAGACATCGGGAATCAGTGGCTGTTTCAGCGATATCGGTACGCATGCCCATAGTCTGGTGGAGTATATCAGCGGCGACCAGATGCACAGCGTTTGCGCCGCCTTGAATTCAGTTGGCGCGGGGCGTCTTTTGGATGACGACGGGGCGGTTCTGTTTCGCATGGCGGGCGGGGCTGAGGGCAGTCTGAGCGCCAGTCAAATATGTGCCGGGGCCGATAATGGTCTGATGATCAGGATTTACGGCGAGAAAGCCAGCCTCAGCTGGCTGCAGCAGCGTCCGGATCAATTGCTGTTCACGCCCCAGGGCGCGCCACAACAGGTTTGGGTGGCGGGGACGGATAAGGGCTATCTCTGTGCGGCTGCGCGTCGCTCCTGTCGTCTGCCTGCCGGACATCCTGAAGGCTATATCGAGGCCTTCGCCAATATTTATCGCGATTTTGCCGCCAGCCTGAGAGGGGATGTTCTTGATGAACCTCCTGTTGGCATCAAGGAGGGCGTGCGCGGCATGGCTTTCGTGGCGTCGGTCATCGCCAATCATCAGGCTTCAGAGAAGTGGACGGAAATTAAATTATGTCGATGA
- a CDS encoding sugar phosphate isomerase/epimerase family protein, with translation MSHLTRRTMMKAGAALGLTGLCAPMFTPAFAHRVTIPKVGLQLYTVRDLMAQDVAGTLQQVAALGYQEVEFAGYFGHSAQDIRHMLDQTGLSSPSVHVELEDLQGDLDLLIEQATTIGQKYIVMSWLRPEQRQTLDQFKSYATLFNKVGERFRAAGLQLAYHNHAFEFEPLDGEMPYDLLLRDCPADLMQMELDLYWIYQAGQDPFDYFARHPGRFPLCHVKDRAADGSITEVGQGAIDFGRIFAAQELAGLKHFYVEHDEPKNALLSITTSMKTMQQWRA, from the coding sequence ATGTCACATCTTACACGACGGACGATGATGAAAGCCGGGGCGGCTCTGGGCCTGACCGGCCTGTGCGCGCCGATGTTCACGCCGGCCTTTGCCCATCGGGTCACTATCCCGAAGGTGGGTCTGCAGCTTTATACCGTGCGGGATTTGATGGCGCAGGATGTGGCGGGCACCTTGCAACAGGTGGCGGCGCTCGGCTATCAGGAAGTGGAATTCGCCGGATATTTCGGCCATTCGGCACAGGACATCCGTCATATGCTGGACCAGACCGGGCTCTCGTCGCCGTCGGTGCATGTGGAGCTTGAGGATCTGCAGGGTGATCTTGATCTGCTCATTGAACAGGCAACGACCATTGGGCAGAAGTATATCGTCATGTCCTGGCTGCGGCCGGAGCAGCGCCAGACGCTGGATCAGTTCAAATCCTATGCTACTTTATTCAATAAGGTGGGCGAACGCTTTCGGGCGGCGGGATTGCAGCTCGCTTACCATAATCATGCCTTTGAATTCGAGCCGCTTGACGGAGAGATGCCCTATGATCTGTTGCTGAGGGATTGTCCGGCTGACCTGATGCAGATGGAGCTGGACCTCTACTGGATTTATCAGGCGGGGCAGGATCCGTTTGATTATTTCGCCAGACATCCGGGTCGTTTCCCGCTGTGTCATGTGAAGGACCGGGCGGCGGATGGCAGCATCACGGAAGTGGGGCAGGGCGCCATCGACTTTGGCCGGATTTTCGCCGCACAGGAACTGGCGGGACTGAAACATTTCTACGTCGAACATGATGAGCCGAAAAATGCCCTGCTGTCCATCACCACCAGCATGAAAACCATGCAACAATGGCGCGCCTGA
- a CDS encoding aminotransferase class III-fold pyridoxal phosphate-dependent enzyme, which translates to MGSFDTPSPAYGPAELQDMAARLFDISGKMKALVGDRDQNVRLTAANGSYVLKIAHPGEGRAFLAFQNAAMDHLANVVPQLPLPRVVQSVRGEAIARWPQGAGEGHDVRLLTYLPGNLFSDVAKTPALLRDLGHFMGQVSRGLQSFGHPGAHRPDFLWSLDNVLLSEPYVSDIAQEGHRDLVAGCFAHYRDQVAPRLTDLRMAVIHNDANDNNLLVAADQPDQIAGLIDFGDMVFARQVNELAVMLAYAMMDQADPIAAATQVISGYTAEFPLTETEAEVLFDLAIMRLVMSVCISSHRAKDFPDNDYLVISQAPAFALLDKLHGYDRNWLIALARQAAGFDAVATASAVSALFPPLTPLKVTSVDLMSEPRRLVEAGPLSPASLEEIFALQADGDQATYAISAYGASDTLGTALYLAPGSALMSPLAGRVVEVTAQGGESRVVIAHQAAAEPLFYSSYRWNGNTQVSRNQILSAGEVIGEMGGDAPAGRLFLQLMTVLPSLGHAVPESCTAALWPVLKDIYLDPNLTLGLPPETFTSDEQGPAEMMAARRQMLAPSLSVAYARKLKMVRGKGAYLYDHTGRAFLDCVNNITHVGHCHPHVVGALSRQAALLNTNSRYLSENIQTLAARILATLPDPLEVMFFVNSGSEANELALRLTRAMTGRKTMVVLDHAYHGNTSSLVDISPYKFNGKGGAGCPDHVRIADFPDPYQGLYKGDGPDAAKAYARETPRSVAQCVADLEATTGAGPGGFIAESIAGVGGQVIYPDGYLAETYKVIRAAGGLCIADEVQVGFGRVGSHMWAFETQGVVPDIVSLGKPIGNGHPLAAVATTREIAEKFANGMEYFNSFGGNPVSCAVGLAVLDVIENEKLQQKAQDTGDYILAGLRELATRWPLIGDVRGRGMFIGVELVKDRDSRAPAAEEAGLIVQHLRDHGVLLSTDGPHENVLKLKPPMVFGRAEADIFLTKLDQAFACLAAKK; encoded by the coding sequence ATGGGATCTTTTGACACACCTTCTCCCGCCTACGGCCCGGCTGAACTGCAGGATATGGCGGCGCGCTTATTTGATATCTCTGGTAAGATGAAGGCTCTGGTCGGTGACCGGGATCAGAATGTGCGACTGACGGCGGCGAATGGCAGTTACGTGTTGAAAATCGCCCACCCAGGGGAAGGCAGGGCGTTTCTCGCTTTTCAGAATGCAGCGATGGATCATCTGGCAAATGTGGTGCCGCAGTTGCCGCTTCCGCGGGTGGTGCAGAGTGTGCGGGGGGAAGCAATCGCCCGTTGGCCGCAAGGGGCTGGTGAAGGCCATGACGTACGGCTGCTGACCTATCTGCCGGGAAATCTGTTCAGTGACGTGGCCAAGACACCGGCGCTGCTGCGGGACCTTGGGCATTTTATGGGGCAGGTGAGCCGGGGCTTGCAAAGCTTCGGTCATCCCGGCGCCCATCGACCTGATTTCCTCTGGAGCCTCGATAATGTCCTGCTGTCCGAACCCTATGTCTCTGATATTGCGCAGGAAGGCCACCGGGACTTGGTGGCGGGCTGTTTCGCCCATTATAGGGATCAGGTGGCGCCGCGTCTGACCGACCTGCGCATGGCGGTGATCCATAATGACGCCAATGACAATAATCTACTGGTGGCGGCGGATCAGCCGGATCAGATTGCCGGGCTGATTGATTTCGGTGATATGGTGTTTGCCCGTCAGGTCAATGAACTGGCGGTGATGCTGGCCTATGCGATGATGGATCAGGCCGACCCGATCGCGGCGGCAACGCAAGTGATATCTGGTTATACGGCGGAATTCCCGCTGACAGAAACCGAAGCGGAGGTTTTGTTCGATCTTGCCATCATGCGGTTGGTGATGAGTGTTTGTATTTCGTCGCACCGGGCCAAGGATTTCCCCGACAATGACTATCTGGTGATCTCTCAGGCCCCGGCCTTTGCCTTGCTGGACAAGCTGCACGGCTATGACCGCAACTGGCTGATCGCCTTGGCGCGGCAGGCGGCGGGATTTGATGCCGTGGCGACGGCCTCTGCGGTGAGCGCGCTATTTCCTCCTCTTACACCCTTGAAGGTGACGTCCGTTGATCTGATGTCTGAACCGCGGCGGTTGGTCGAGGCGGGGCCCTTGTCGCCAGCGTCGCTGGAAGAAATTTTCGCCCTGCAGGCAGACGGCGATCAGGCGACTTACGCCATCTCCGCTTATGGGGCGTCTGACACGCTGGGCACCGCGCTCTATCTCGCGCCGGGCAGCGCGCTTATGTCGCCGCTTGCCGGTCGAGTGGTCGAGGTCACCGCGCAGGGCGGCGAGAGCCGGGTGGTGATCGCGCATCAGGCCGCGGCGGAGCCACTGTTTTACAGCAGCTACCGGTGGAATGGTAACACTCAGGTGAGCCGCAATCAGATACTGTCCGCCGGGGAAGTGATTGGCGAGATGGGGGGAGACGCGCCCGCCGGTCGTTTATTCCTGCAGCTGATGACGGTACTGCCATCGTTAGGACATGCAGTGCCGGAAAGCTGTACAGCCGCCTTATGGCCGGTTCTTAAAGATATTTATCTTGATCCCAATCTTACGCTCGGCCTGCCGCCGGAGACTTTCACCTCTGACGAACAGGGCCCGGCGGAGATGATGGCGGCACGCCGCCAGATGCTGGCCCCGTCGCTGAGCGTCGCCTATGCCCGCAAGCTGAAGATGGTGCGTGGCAAGGGGGCGTATCTCTATGATCATACCGGGCGGGCCTTTCTCGATTGCGTCAATAACATCACCCATGTGGGTCATTGTCATCCGCATGTGGTCGGGGCCCTTTCCCGTCAGGCGGCTCTGTTGAATACCAACAGCCGTTATCTGTCGGAGAATATTCAAACATTGGCGGCGCGGATATTGGCGACTTTGCCCGACCCGCTGGAGGTGATGTTCTTTGTTAATTCCGGGTCTGAGGCCAATGAACTGGCCCTGCGCCTGACCCGGGCGATGACGGGCCGCAAGACTATGGTGGTACTGGATCACGCCTATCACGGCAACACCAGCAGCCTGGTCGACATCAGCCCTTATAAATTCAATGGCAAGGGTGGCGCGGGCTGTCCTGATCATGTTCGGATTGCCGATTTCCCCGATCCTTATCAGGGGCTCTACAAGGGCGATGGCCCGGATGCCGCCAAGGCCTATGCGCGAGAAACGCCCCGCTCCGTCGCCCAGTGCGTGGCGGACCTTGAGGCAACCACCGGGGCGGGGCCGGGCGGCTTTATCGCCGAGAGCATTGCCGGCGTTGGCGGGCAGGTGATCTATCCTGATGGCTATCTGGCGGAGACCTATAAGGTGATCCGGGCGGCGGGCGGTTTGTGTATTGCTGATGAAGTCCAGGTCGGCTTTGGCCGGGTGGGCAGCCATATGTGGGCGTTTGAGACTCAAGGTGTGGTACCTGATATTGTCAGCCTCGGCAAGCCGATCGGCAACGGTCATCCGCTGGCGGCGGTGGCGACGACGCGGGAGATCGCGGAAAAATTCGCTAACGGTATGGAATATTTCAATTCCTTCGGCGGCAATCCGGTATCCTGCGCGGTGGGGCTTGCGGTACTGGATGTTATTGAAAATGAAAAGCTGCAGCAAAAGGCGCAGGATACCGGCGATTATATTCTCGCAGGTCTGCGCGAGCTGGCGACGCGCTGGCCCCTGATTGGCGATGTGCGTGGGCGCGGCATGTTTATCGGCGTGGAACTGGTCAAGGACCGGGACAGCCGCGCGCCCGCCGCCGAAGAAGCCGGGCTGATTGTTCAGCATCTGCGCGATCATGGGGTGTTGCTGTCGACCGACGGGCCGCATGAAAATGTCCTGAAGCTCAAGCCGCCGATGGTTTTTGGCCGGGCGGAAGCGGATATCTTCCTTACCAAACTGGATCAGGCCTTCGCCTGTCTGGCGGCGAAAAAATAA